Proteins co-encoded in one Pseudomonas beijingensis genomic window:
- a CDS encoding helix-turn-helix domain-containing protein, with the protein MDHEMENFQKDLLASVRQMKAGKAARTTEVTLSAAAEARAKVGVSQSAFAELLGVSLRTLQDWEQGRRRPAGAAQTLLRVASQHPEALRDLQAI; encoded by the coding sequence ATGGATCATGAAATGGAGAACTTTCAGAAAGACTTGTTGGCTTCGGTACGCCAAATGAAAGCTGGCAAGGCGGCACGCACAACCGAGGTGACGCTTTCGGCTGCGGCTGAGGCCAGGGCTAAAGTCGGTGTATCTCAAAGTGCATTTGCAGAGCTGCTGGGAGTCAGCCTGCGTACCTTGCAGGATTGGGAGCAAGGTCGTCGGCGACCTGCCGGTGCGGCGCAGACCCTATTAAGGGTTGCAAGCCAGCACCCTGAAGCACTGCGAGACCTTCAGGCCATCTGA
- a CDS encoding transcriptional regulator — protein MYTIIETEIFKRYAESIWRDDERQEFITWLAANPLAGDVIPGCGGLRKVRWSRGGMGKRGGTRVIYYNALPEGHIWLLIAYAKAKFDNLPTAFLNQLKEEISNGS, from the coding sequence ATGTATACGATCATCGAAACCGAAATTTTCAAGCGTTACGCTGAATCGATATGGCGTGATGACGAGCGTCAGGAGTTCATCACCTGGTTGGCTGCAAACCCGTTGGCTGGCGATGTGATTCCCGGCTGCGGTGGGTTGCGCAAGGTGCGCTGGTCTCGTGGCGGGATGGGTAAGCGTGGTGGTACGCGGGTTATCTACTACAACGCGCTTCCTGAAGGCCACATCTGGTTGCTGATAGCCTACGCCAAGGCGAAGTTCGACAACCTGCCGACCGCTTTCCTGAATCAATTGAAAGAGGAGATCAGTAATGGATCATGA